The following DNA comes from Mucilaginibacter jinjuensis.
TTCATTAGCCGACATCGATCTTATTATTTCGGGCAAAAACGGAGATGTGGAAACAGACCCTCCGCTCGATCAGTTGGAAAACAGCTTATTCCAAAACAATCAAATCGCGCATTATAAACACTTATGCGGCGAGTACCCAACGGCTTCCTCTTTTGCTTTATGGATGGCTGCAAATGTGGTAAAAAATGGTACGCTGCCCGATAGTCCGGTCGTTATTAAAAAGGTGTTGATCTGTACCCATTATCAGAATAAATACTGGTCGCTAATGCTGGTTTCGGCATGTTAAGGGGCGATTTATATACGTTAGAGGATTTTGCATGTGGTGATGGCTCTGCAACTGCTACCCTATTACTCAATTCTACTCATCCTATATTTAAAGGGCATTATCCGGGGCAACCAGTGTTACCAGGGGCATGTATTTTGCAGATTGTGAAAGAAGTTTTATCATCTGTCATTGAAAGCGAGGTTCTGCTTGTCATTGCAAATAACTTGAAGTTTCTTTTAATGATAGACCCTGGCTTAATGCCAGCATTAGCTTTTAAATTGACTTATCAGGAAGTTGATGAACAGTTTTTAAAGGTTACTGCCTCGTTGCATTTTGACGAAAAGGCTTGTTTTAAGTTTCAGGGAAGTTTTAGGAAGTTTTGAATATACCTTTCCCACTTTGTCATTTAGGACGATAGGAGAAATCTTGTATAATAGGACTTATCGCAAGCAGAAGATTTCTCCTATCGTCGAAATGACAAAAACACAAAATTTCAGAAGGATTTGAATAGTATCGTCATTGTTTCTTATCTCACAATGACGTAGTAGATGGCTCTGTATACGACGAGATTGCCACGCTATCGCTCGCAATGACAAGATTGATATGATCGGGAAATCTGAACAGGAGAACCAAACATAACCTAATAATTGTGGCCTCTTAATTTTCGGGCAGCACCGCAATTGCTTCAGCACACCCTTTCATAGAAAATTGAGCAGCCACGAGTTTTCTTTGGTTACTTTCTTTTGCGGAAAAAGAAAGTGACATCCACTGACGATTCATATATTATTCTACCCTTCCTAATGGAAAACGGATTTCTGCGATATGTAAGTTACCACTCTGTAGGTCGGGGATTGCTTCGTTCCTCGCAATGACGCGGTGGGAGACTCTATATACGACGAGATTGCCACGCTATCGCTCGCAATGACACAAGGAAAAAAGCTTCGACTTATTTACTCGAATGCTCTAAAATATAATCAGCCATTGAATTTACATCAACCAAAACCTTACGCCCATCTTTAGGATCTTTAATGGTAATGCCGTATTCTTTTTTCAATAATACGATTAGCTCTAATGAATCGATAGAATCTAAACCTAAACCATCGCCGAATAGCGGCTCATCATCTTTAATATCGGCCGGGCTAAGGTCTGTTAAGTTTAAGAATTTGATGATCTGACCTTTTAGCTGTTCTTTCAGCGCTTCTTTTTCCATTATATATATTCTCCTAAATCAGGTTCTTCTTTTTTAATCCAATGTATGCTGCCAGTTGTATCAGCACGGTAATGCCCAGCAAAGGTAGCAGATTTGGGATTACATCTTTTAGTTTTCCGCCTTCTAAAAATAAGCGGTAGTAAGCCTCAATGCTCCAGTGTAATGGCGAAATCACAGCAATCGTTTTAAAACCATCCGGCATGGCAAAACTTGGCACTAACAAACCACCAATGGCTGCCAGTATGACGATAGATACCGCGCCGAAACCGTTGGCCTGCTCCTGCGTATGTGCATAAACCCCCATACATATCGCATAGCTTACCGCGCACCAACCACAAACTAAGGTTACCACCAACAGCGCAAAATAATCGCTCGGCAGATTTAAAGCTGGTAATCCAATTAAAGGGAACAACCAGATCCCCATCGAAAATATGACCGCGGCTTGCAGCACAGTAACGCCCAGGTAGGTAATTTGTTTAGAGATGAGTGCCACCATAAAATCGGTTGGTAGCGTTTTAAGGCGGATAAAGCTGCCGCTTAACTTCTCCCTAACTACACTACCACCAAGCGAAATAATGATGAAGAACATGGCAAATATCGTCCAGGCGGGTACATTGTGTTGCGAGGCATTAGGCATAATAGTACCTCCGCTGATAGACACAGGAACCTCGTTAATATTGGTCTGGTTATTCAGCAGGTCTTTCTCTAAAGCTTCGGGCAAAGGCTTTTCGTTAATGGCGAAGTAGAGTTGGCGCAGTGTTTCGCGGCTTTCAACAATTTGCAATGCACTGCGTAAAGCGCCATTGATTGAGAATCTGTACGATTGCTGCAAAATCGGCTGGAAGTACATCGTCAGCGGGTTCACCGAAATCTTCTTACTTGCAGTATCACCCTGCAAGCCGAAACTGTTTAGCGCTTTGCCCGATACGTTTTTAGCTTTAGCTGTAATCTTCTGTGTATAATCAGCCGGGATCACGATAGCCAGCAATGCATCTTTGCCTCGCATGCGGTTTTTGATGGCTTCTTCCGATTCACTCTTTGGAATGCTGATCATCTTGAACATCCCGATCTTATCGATCGATTTGATCAGCTGCGTACTCAGCTTGCCGGTATCCCGGTTGCAAACCATCATGGCAATGCGGTTCTTATTTACCAGTTGAAAGGTGCTGTTCTGGATACTGGTAACAATAACCACCAATATAATCGGCATCACAAACATCAGCGCAATCCCTACTTTATCGCGAAGCAAGATCCTGATGTCTTTAATAATGGTTGCCTTTAATTTATACATCAATCGCGGTATTGTTTGCCGGTTAAATTTAAAAACAAGCCTTCTAAAGTTGGCTGACTGTATTTTTCCATCAAGCTATCCAAGCCGCCCTGGGCAATGATCTGGCCGTCGTCTATCAAGGCTACTTCATTACACAAATCTTCGGCTTCGCTTAACTGGTGCGAGGTATAAACCAGTGTAGTACCGGCATCATTAATTTTATGCAGATAATCGATAATGGCATGGCGGGTTTGCACGTCCACTCCTACCGTAGGTTCATCCAGAATCAAAATAGCCGGGTTATGGATTACGCCTATCGCCAGGTTTACGCGGCGTTTCATCCCGCCCGAAAATTTCTCTACGGGTTGGTTCCGTACATCCTGCAAGCCCAGCACTTCCAGTAATTCGGTAGTCCGTTGGTCGGTTTGTTTTTTAGTCAGGCCTGCCCATGCACCGAAAAACTCTAAATTTTCGGCCGGACTCAGTTCCTGGTAAAAAGAAAAATCCTGTGGAACGAAGCCAAACAGCTTATTAACTGCCTTATCTTTTTTAATCCCAATGGGTTGACCCAGTAACTTAATACTTCCGCTTTCGGCAGATATCAAACCGGTCATCAAACTCATCAAGGTAGTTTTACCGGCACCATTTGGGCCGAAGATGCCAAAGCGTTCGCCTTTGGGTATTTGCAGATTCAGCCCGGCAAAATGCACCCCTGCATCTTCAGTATAACTGAAGTTGAGGTTTTGTATATCTACCGCTAAATCTGCCATGCTTACCATTTTATATTTTTCAGTTCAGTAAAAGCTTTACGTTCAATTTCGGCAATCTCCATCAGATAGTCGCCCATCTGGTTAAAATCTGCCTGCGAACCTAATCGCCCTTTATAGATCCCTGCAGCTAATACGGCCGAAGTGCGCCAAAGGTCACCTGTCTCTGTAAATTTTTCTGAACTTTTTAATAATTCGTCGTTTGGTAGAAAAGCATGTGCTTCCTGCAAAAAGGCACCATACATATAACGGAAACCGCCGCCACCTGTACCAATCTCTTCCTGCATACGCACCAACTGGGCTAAATACAAGCCTGCTTTCTCTAACCCTAAACTGTTGCGCCATTTTTTAATGCGGCCTCCGGTAAACTTAATTCCATCAACACCGGCAAACCAGCCGGGTATGTTCAGCATATTATTTACGTTGAGCTTGATGCCATTTTTAATAGCCTTGCGGATAGTATCGTCCGTAATATCTACATGTTTAGCCGGGTAATAGATTTGCCCTTTAGGCGCCAATGCGCCTTTGGCAAAACGTACCCGTTCCAACTCGTAAGTGGTCAACGTGGTCGGGAACTCCATAATCGGGTCACTGATGAGGTAATTGTCATCTTCCTTGCCAAAAACAATTAAGTTATGGGCATTGAAATGAAAACGGTACTCGCGCGGGAAATACGAAAGGTAATAAACACCAACCTGGCAACCCACAGGGCTTCCAGCGACTAAGGCATCCTGCAAATATTTCTCGGCTTCAGCTTTCGAATTGAATTTTTTGCGAACGATGGGAATACCCAGCGCCTTGCAGGTACGTTTAAATATCAACCCCGGAAATGTGCGGAATGCAATAGCCGGGCCGTTATTAACTTTTATGAGCGGGATGTAGGCGAAAAACAAACCGGCACCCATGCCAAAGGCCAGCGGCTCGGTTATTTTTGCAGCACCAATATTTTGTAATAAACTCGAAGTAACACCTGATTCGCAATGTGCAGACTGGCGGTGTACAAAATCAACTTTCATGCACATTCATGCTTTTAAGATCGGCGACCTTAACATTAAACGCCTCGGCGTATTTTTGTAATTTTTTGTCTGATAAACTATCGAACACTTCGGGCTTTAAATGGCGTTTAATTTGCCATTGCCAAAAGCCCGTATAATCGGCCAGTATGGATGCATCCATCAGCCTGTATTCCATAAAAAACAAAAGGGGGCTTGCTTCCTTATTTAACACTCTTTGTTTGGCGGTGGCTATACGCTGGTCAATATCCTGCCAGGCTAAGTCAAGGGCCTGGGCTTTAACCTCCCAGCCGCTGCTTAGTTGGGTGGTGTACTTGCCATCCTTATCGGTAGCATAGCAAACCTCGCGGGTAATTTTACCCAGCGAACCCAGATCCTGCGGAACATCTTCCTTTTTCATTTAAACACTCTTAAAGCTTACACCACAGTAAGCATTGCATACATATATGAGAAGCGTGAGCTTTCTGGTACCAGTA
Coding sequences within:
- a CDS encoding ABC transporter ATP-binding protein, which encodes MADLAVDIQNLNFSYTEDAGVHFAGLNLQIPKGERFGIFGPNGAGKTTLMSLMTGLISAESGSIKLLGQPIGIKKDKAVNKLFGFVPQDFSFYQELSPAENLEFFGAWAGLTKKQTDQRTTELLEVLGLQDVRNQPVEKFSGGMKRRVNLAIGVIHNPAILILDEPTVGVDVQTRHAIIDYLHKINDAGTTLVYTSHQLSEAEDLCNEVALIDDGQIIAQGGLDSLMEKYSQPTLEGLFLNLTGKQYRD
- a CDS encoding BtrH N-terminal domain-containing protein; translated protein: MKVDFVHRQSAHCESGVTSSLLQNIGAAKITEPLAFGMGAGLFFAYIPLIKVNNGPAIAFRTFPGLIFKRTCKALGIPIVRKKFNSKAEAEKYLQDALVAGSPVGCQVGVYYLSYFPREYRFHFNAHNLIVFGKEDDNYLISDPIMEFPTTLTTYELERVRFAKGALAPKGQIYYPAKHVDITDDTIRKAIKNGIKLNVNNMLNIPGWFAGVDGIKFTGGRIKKWRNSLGLEKAGLYLAQLVRMQEEIGTGGGGFRYMYGAFLQEAHAFLPNDELLKSSEKFTETGDLWRTSAVLAAGIYKGRLGSQADFNQMGDYLMEIAEIERKAFTELKNIKW
- a CDS encoding phosphopantetheine-binding protein, whose product is MEKEALKEQLKGQIIKFLNLTDLSPADIKDDEPLFGDGLGLDSIDSLELIVLLKKEYGITIKDPKDGRKVLVDVNSMADYILEHSSK
- a CDS encoding ABC transporter permease yields the protein MYKLKATIIKDIRILLRDKVGIALMFVMPIILVVIVTSIQNSTFQLVNKNRIAMMVCNRDTGKLSTQLIKSIDKIGMFKMISIPKSESEEAIKNRMRGKDALLAIVIPADYTQKITAKAKNVSGKALNSFGLQGDTASKKISVNPLTMYFQPILQQSYRFSINGALRSALQIVESRETLRQLYFAINEKPLPEALEKDLLNNQTNINEVPVSISGGTIMPNASQHNVPAWTIFAMFFIIISLGGSVVREKLSGSFIRLKTLPTDFMVALISKQITYLGVTVLQAAVIFSMGIWLFPLIGLPALNLPSDYFALLVVTLVCGWCAVSYAICMGVYAHTQEQANGFGAVSIVILAAIGGLLVPSFAMPDGFKTIAVISPLHWSIEAYYRLFLEGGKLKDVIPNLLPLLGITVLIQLAAYIGLKKKNLI